The following are from one region of the Ruficoccus sp. ZRK36 genome:
- a CDS encoding dUTPase, producing the protein MDKLEEIFQLQDELNKRIGVDTGALDEKGKAEWVLNYTRALQQETAELIDSVPWKWWAKYQKFDEQNARVEVVDLFHFLVSLAQVLGMSAQDVYDAYAKKNKVNHNRQDSGYVKKDEEDSRHI; encoded by the coding sequence TGGACAAACTCGAGGAAATTTTCCAGCTTCAGGATGAACTTAACAAGCGCATCGGCGTGGATACCGGCGCCCTCGACGAGAAGGGCAAGGCCGAGTGGGTGCTCAACTACACCCGTGCCCTCCAGCAGGAAACCGCTGAGCTGATCGACTCGGTCCCGTGGAAGTGGTGGGCCAAGTACCAGAAGTTCGACGAGCAAAACGCCCGCGTCGAGGTGGTGGACCTGTTTCACTTTCTGGTCTCACTCGCGCAAGTGCTCGGGATGAGCGCGCAGGATGTCTACGACGCCTACGCCAAGAAAAACAAGGTCAACCACAACCGGCAGGACAGCGGCTACGTCAAAAAGGACGAGGAAGACTCGCGCCATATTTAG
- a CDS encoding AarF/UbiB family protein, giving the protein MSLNPLDLFSNAVRAKEIVTVLVRHGFGDLLEQLGMPRGWIKRLIPEDAQHLNLWQRIRVVLEDLGPTFVKFGQILSTRPDVLPEPLIAELKLLRSKVKAVPFEQIRPILLTELKEPIETHFSSFDEEPVACGSIGQVYRATLKNGGDPVAVKVQRPNLKKPIKADIEIIGWLARLLHEKVEELRPYDLPDIVSETGKGMMQELDFTIECRNAQFFTALNPDEEHVFAPRVYDEYTTEKLSVCEWVVGVSPGDPSITPEEGKELARIGGQSIFQQIVISGFFHADPHGGNILITEDRRICFIDWGLAGQLTRPMRYFLADLFAAIASSDPEKVVRVINVMAVGKDRLDETKLEKEISFVLRKYQNKFGKSEPVGEIVLELLYVFGVNGVTLARDYSLLAKAIVSIEESGLDLDPNFDIRIIARPYLKKLAYERWNPLNLLKQNWWGLQGHFARLRELPGEIQRFFRKLEDGDIYIKLKHEGFEPLLNSFDSGVNRLSFSMIIAALLIGSSYIISGTIQAGTVSGRYLIHIATVGFIGAGVLGAWLLFDIIRHGRHKKK; this is encoded by the coding sequence GTGTCTCTCAATCCCCTTGATCTCTTCAGCAACGCCGTTCGGGCGAAAGAAATCGTCACTGTGCTGGTTCGGCACGGGTTTGGCGATCTGCTCGAACAGCTCGGCATGCCACGCGGCTGGATTAAGCGCCTCATCCCCGAGGACGCCCAGCACCTCAACCTGTGGCAGCGCATCCGCGTGGTGCTCGAAGACCTTGGCCCGACTTTTGTTAAATTCGGACAGATTCTCAGCACCCGGCCGGACGTACTCCCCGAGCCCCTCATCGCCGAGCTCAAGCTCCTGCGTTCGAAGGTCAAGGCTGTGCCGTTCGAGCAGATCCGCCCCATCCTGCTGACTGAGCTCAAGGAGCCGATTGAGACGCATTTCTCGTCCTTTGACGAGGAGCCCGTCGCCTGTGGTTCGATTGGCCAGGTCTACCGCGCGACCTTAAAGAACGGCGGCGACCCCGTCGCGGTCAAGGTCCAGCGCCCCAACCTGAAAAAGCCGATCAAGGCCGACATCGAGATCATTGGCTGGCTGGCCCGACTGCTGCACGAAAAAGTCGAGGAGCTGCGCCCCTACGACCTGCCGGACATCGTGTCGGAAACCGGTAAGGGCATGATGCAGGAGCTGGACTTCACCATCGAGTGCCGCAACGCCCAGTTTTTCACCGCCCTGAACCCGGACGAGGAGCATGTCTTCGCCCCGCGCGTCTACGATGAGTACACCACTGAGAAGCTGAGTGTATGCGAGTGGGTGGTCGGTGTTTCACCCGGCGACCCGTCTATCACCCCCGAGGAGGGTAAGGAGCTCGCCCGTATCGGGGGGCAGAGCATTTTTCAGCAGATCGTCATCAGCGGCTTTTTCCACGCCGATCCGCACGGTGGCAACATCCTCATCACCGAAGACCGGCGCATCTGCTTTATCGACTGGGGGCTGGCTGGCCAGCTCACCCGCCCGATGCGCTATTTCCTGGCCGACCTCTTCGCAGCCATCGCCTCCTCCGACCCGGAGAAGGTCGTGCGCGTGATCAACGTCATGGCCGTGGGCAAGGACCGGCTCGATGAGACCAAGCTGGAGAAGGAAATCAGCTTCGTCCTGCGCAAGTACCAGAACAAATTCGGCAAGAGTGAGCCGGTCGGCGAGATCGTACTGGAGCTGCTCTACGTCTTCGGGGTCAACGGCGTGACGCTCGCCCGTGACTACTCCCTGCTGGCCAAGGCCATCGTCTCCATCGAGGAATCCGGCCTGGATCTGGACCCGAACTTCGACATCCGCATCATCGCGCGCCCCTACCTCAAGAAGCTCGCCTACGAGCGGTGGAATCCCCTCAACCTGCTCAAGCAAAACTGGTGGGGCCTGCAGGGGCACTTTGCCCGCCTGCGCGAACTCCCCGGCGAGATCCAGCGGTTCTTCCGCAAGCTCGAGGACGGCGACATCTACATCAAGCTCAAGCACGAGGGCTTCGAGCCACTGCTGAACTCTTTCGACTCCGGCGTCAACCGGCTGTCCTTCTCGATGATCATCGCGGCCCTGCTCATCGGGTCCTCGTACATCATTTCGGGTACGATTCAGGCCGGCACCGTCTCAGGCCGCTACCTGATCCACATCGCCACGGTCGGCTTCATCGGCGCAGGCGTGCTTGGCGCATGGCTGCTCTTCGACATCATCCGCCACGGTCGCCACAAAAAGAAGTGA